One window from the genome of Rariglobus hedericola encodes:
- a CDS encoding RidA family protein gives MPIIEAKLKELGLTLPAAPVAGGSYLPHRINGNTLILAGVISVRDGVMTHVGQVGAGVQTVETGIAAAQVCALNVLAAIKGALGDLDRVKEFLYVGGYVNAVAGFAESPQVINGASDLFVKLYGDAGKHARAAIAVAGLPKNATVEIQVNVSFV, from the coding sequence ATGCCGATCATCGAAGCCAAACTGAAGGAGCTGGGGTTGACGTTGCCGGCGGCTCCGGTGGCGGGCGGGAGCTATCTACCGCATCGCATTAACGGGAACACGTTGATCCTCGCAGGAGTGATCAGCGTGAGGGATGGCGTGATGACGCATGTCGGGCAGGTGGGCGCGGGCGTGCAGACGGTCGAGACGGGGATCGCAGCGGCGCAGGTGTGCGCGCTCAACGTGCTGGCGGCGATCAAGGGCGCGCTGGGGGATCTGGATCGCGTGAAGGAGTTTTTGTATGTGGGCGGCTACGTGAACGCGGTCGCGGGGTTTGCGGAGAGTCCGCAGGTGATCAACGGCGCGAGCGACCTCTTCGTGAAACTCTACGGTGACGCCGGTAAACATGCGCGCGCGGCGATCGCGGTGGCGGGACTGCCGAAGAATGCTACCGTGGAGATTCAGGTGAATGTCAGTTTTGTTTGA
- a CDS encoding creatininase family protein, giving the protein MPWRSWMEISEIAERERVVLVVPVAGFADHGPDLPLDAEEQILMRVVKEASLQRGETRLLVVPPLRFVTGPADGAAFTVEVPVAHAFIDEVCASLAAVGFRRVVLCNASPWNEELCDAAARDIRIARGLQMFCVNLSALEIGFAATEDAEFAKAGGRLAALFAEIAGRPALANDGKLLTMEAPAK; this is encoded by the coding sequence TTGCCTTGGCGTAGCTGGATGGAAATCAGCGAGATCGCCGAACGTGAACGTGTGGTTCTGGTGGTGCCGGTCGCGGGATTTGCCGATCACGGGCCGGACCTCCCGCTTGATGCGGAGGAGCAAATATTAATGCGCGTGGTGAAAGAAGCGTCTCTCCAACGTGGGGAAACACGCCTGCTGGTGGTGCCGCCGCTGCGTTTTGTGACCGGGCCGGCGGATGGAGCGGCGTTCACGGTCGAGGTGCCGGTGGCGCATGCGTTCATCGATGAGGTCTGTGCGTCGCTGGCGGCGGTAGGTTTTCGACGCGTGGTTTTGTGCAATGCGAGTCCGTGGAACGAGGAGTTGTGCGATGCGGCGGCGCGGGATATTCGAATCGCGCGGGGACTTCAGATGTTTTGCGTGAATTTGAGTGCGTTGGAAATCGGGTTCGCGGCGACAGAGGATGCGGAGTTTGCGAAGGCCGGCGGACGGTTGGCGGCGTTGTTCGCGGAGATCGCGGGGCGTCCGGCGCTGGCGAATGACGGGAAACTTTTAACGATGGAGGCACCTGCCAAATGA
- a CDS encoding creatininase: MSTSTADPLGHDLLGQRLASIPSVLAGMLDAPPPPLRPASLASRRFIVTGTGSSEAHARYLAMLLNLYTDRSAAYLPLSGFTVAEPEAFADKTLVVFSQGVSPNARIALNRRGDFAHCILFTATTPAAALAAGKADRAELLQAILNDGGELIEFPLAEEYTTLIRFVGPLAGYLAALQFAARFAGCRFPQPTAATILPLLEIKPPDDLRAAMIGLPSAFSQGFNLVTAAPISDFAQNLACKFMEGVFWPCPPISDFLQFAHGPFQQMNAHPKPVIILQGGSAMEAEMVDRSVRMLRDAGLGAFVICVDAPALYSIFGFEAALNALVFDVMKHLRVDQVNWPGKGRDDLLYGFCPDT, encoded by the coding sequence ATGTCCACCTCCACCGCCGATCCGCTCGGCCACGATCTCCTCGGCCAGCGCCTCGCCAGTATTCCCTCGGTGCTGGCGGGCATGCTGGACGCGCCGCCGCCTCCGCTGCGCCCCGCCTCGCTGGCTTCACGACGCTTCATCGTCACCGGCACCGGCAGCTCCGAGGCGCACGCGCGCTACCTCGCGATGCTGCTGAATCTCTACACCGACCGCTCCGCCGCCTACCTGCCGTTATCAGGTTTCACCGTCGCCGAGCCGGAAGCATTCGCCGATAAAACCCTCGTCGTTTTCTCCCAAGGCGTCTCGCCCAACGCCCGCATCGCGCTCAACCGTCGCGGTGACTTCGCCCATTGCATTCTGTTTACCGCCACGACTCCGGCCGCCGCCCTCGCCGCCGGAAAAGCCGACCGTGCCGAACTGCTTCAGGCCATCCTCAATGACGGAGGCGAACTCATCGAATTCCCCCTCGCCGAGGAATACACCACGCTCATCCGTTTCGTCGGTCCGCTCGCCGGCTACCTCGCCGCCCTTCAGTTCGCCGCCCGCTTCGCCGGCTGCCGCTTTCCGCAGCCCACCGCCGCGACAATTCTCCCGCTGCTCGAAATCAAGCCGCCCGATGACCTGCGCGCCGCGATGATCGGTCTGCCCAGCGCCTTCTCGCAGGGTTTCAATCTGGTCACCGCCGCGCCCATTTCCGACTTCGCGCAAAACCTCGCCTGCAAATTCATGGAGGGTGTGTTCTGGCCGTGCCCGCCCATCAGCGACTTCCTGCAATTCGCCCACGGCCCCTTCCAGCAGATGAATGCCCACCCGAAGCCGGTCATCATCTTGCAGGGCGGCTCCGCCATGGAAGCCGAGATGGTCGATCGCAGCGTGCGCATGCTGCGCGACGCCGGACTCGGCGCCTTCGTCATCTGCGTCGATGCGCCCGCCTTGTATTCGATTTTTGGATTCGAAGCCGCGCTCAACGCCCTCGTCTTCGACGTCATGAAACACCTGCGCGTCGACCAGGTGAACTGGCCCGGCAAGGGCCGCGACGATCTTCTCTACGGCTTTTGTCCCGACACCTGA
- a CDS encoding amidohydrolase family protein, with protein MPEIRDCIVLHGPDLAPHRCHRFAWETDTITALDLGEPCRQIDNGALVIIPGLYNGHTHMGDSALPDGATGLTLEEAFFRPAGYKYRELAKLSEETHLPHLVAHLGYMARTGVIAHLDFREQGAYGARLLRKASEATGVESIILNQFDSPPFTAADLDANTAPLPASARAELDAMLAVADGFSESTMNDLTDVAWREIRTATSAAKKIRAIHCLESAGYRDRSHAITGRGDLIRAIEVYDADLIVHLTVANSDEIALLARSGKTAAINPRANASLGLPLPPVAALLRAGVNLLLGTDNGMLNSPSLLPELDFTYKLAKSQFGDALSPDPSAILKMATSNIRPLLGGDHYGYLERGLPADFVVLDFHAPHLRATRHIIASVLTRVTPADVLGTYRQGRELWRDPRWP; from the coding sequence ATGCCCGAGATCCGCGATTGCATCGTCCTGCACGGCCCCGATCTGGCGCCGCATCGGTGCCATCGTTTTGCTTGGGAAACCGACACGATCACCGCCCTGGATCTCGGCGAACCTTGCCGGCAGATCGACAACGGCGCGCTCGTCATCATTCCCGGTCTCTACAACGGCCACACCCACATGGGCGACAGCGCCCTGCCCGACGGCGCCACCGGCCTCACACTTGAAGAGGCGTTTTTTCGTCCCGCCGGTTATAAATACCGGGAACTCGCCAAGCTCTCCGAGGAAACCCACCTCCCGCATCTCGTCGCCCACCTCGGTTACATGGCGCGCACCGGCGTGATCGCCCATCTCGATTTTCGCGAGCAAGGCGCCTACGGAGCACGGCTCCTGCGCAAGGCCTCCGAGGCCACCGGCGTCGAATCAATCATCCTCAACCAATTCGATTCGCCGCCGTTCACCGCCGCTGATCTGGACGCCAACACCGCGCCGCTTCCCGCCTCAGCCCGCGCTGAACTGGACGCCATGCTCGCCGTCGCCGACGGTTTTTCCGAGAGCACGATGAACGATCTCACCGACGTTGCCTGGCGTGAAATTCGCACCGCTACATCCGCCGCGAAAAAAATCCGTGCCATCCACTGCCTCGAAAGCGCCGGCTACCGCGACCGCTCGCACGCCATCACCGGACGCGGCGATCTCATCCGCGCCATCGAGGTCTACGACGCCGACCTCATCGTTCACCTCACCGTCGCCAACTCCGACGAGATCGCCCTGCTCGCACGCTCCGGGAAAACCGCCGCGATCAATCCGCGCGCCAACGCCAGCCTCGGCCTGCCGCTCCCTCCCGTCGCCGCGCTGCTTCGCGCCGGTGTGAATCTCCTGCTCGGCACCGATAACGGCATGCTCAATTCACCTTCGCTGCTCCCCGAACTCGATTTCACCTACAAACTCGCCAAGTCCCAGTTTGGAGACGCCCTCTCGCCTGATCCCAGCGCCATTTTAAAAATGGCTACGAGCAACATCCGCCCGCTCCTCGGCGGCGATCATTACGGTTACCTCGAACGCGGGCTGCCGGCCGATTTTGTGGTGCTCGATTTCCATGCGCCCCACTTGCGAGCCACGCGCCACATCATTGCAAGCGTGCTCACGCGTGTGACGCCCGCCGATGTCCTCGGCACTTATCGCCAGGGTCGCGAACTGTGGCGCGATCCACGCTGGCCTTAA
- a CDS encoding creatininase family protein, protein MSSRERYLPSMTAVQIAALPDKASAPVIVTTGAIEQHGYHLPVAVDSLMGQVWIERITEALPDNVPCYIAPPITIGKSNEHVGFPGTLMISKETLRMQLFVIARQVSAWGFKQLVVLNTHGGNTSVLIYTLREIEAAYGLKTTFLKHGVKLEPELSAQEDAYGFHAGELETSWLLAVAPQWVKMERAVCEYPARLSDPGELRPEAAPATFAWASHDVSASGVMGDATAATAEKGERWISQMVAGYVARITELAAPKSNP, encoded by the coding sequence ATGAGCTCGCGCGAACGTTATCTTCCCTCGATGACAGCGGTGCAGATCGCAGCGTTGCCGGACAAGGCTTCGGCGCCGGTGATCGTGACCACGGGTGCGATCGAACAGCACGGTTATCATCTGCCGGTCGCGGTGGATTCGCTGATGGGACAGGTGTGGATCGAGCGCATCACGGAGGCGCTGCCGGACAACGTGCCGTGTTATATCGCGCCGCCGATCACGATTGGAAAAAGCAACGAGCACGTGGGTTTCCCTGGGACGCTGATGATTTCGAAGGAAACGTTGCGGATGCAGTTGTTCGTGATCGCGCGGCAGGTGAGCGCCTGGGGTTTCAAGCAGCTGGTGGTCTTGAATACGCACGGAGGGAATACGTCGGTGCTGATTTATACGCTACGGGAAATCGAGGCGGCGTATGGGCTGAAGACGACGTTCTTGAAACACGGTGTGAAGCTGGAGCCGGAGTTATCGGCGCAGGAAGACGCGTATGGGTTTCACGCGGGGGAATTGGAGACGTCGTGGCTGCTGGCGGTGGCGCCGCAATGGGTGAAGATGGAACGTGCGGTGTGCGAGTATCCGGCGCGGTTGAGTGATCCGGGCGAGCTCAGGCCCGAGGCGGCGCCGGCGACGTTTGCGTGGGCTTCGCATGATGTGTCGGCGTCGGGCGTGATGGGTGACGCGACGGCGGCCACGGCGGAGAAGGGCGAGCGGTGGATTTCACAGATGGTGGCGGGCTATGTGGCGCGCATCACGGAACTGGCTGCACCCAAATCGAACCCTTGA
- a CDS encoding phosphoribosyltransferase — translation MSTIPAHLDLLYPPEAIEEQLVILSAQLDTWAAESKAETGKLLLCICLLRGGAFFFSDLLLRMRQSVEPAFCRARSYDKNTNKPLDNIEIDWQSTKLAGRDIVLFDNICDSGRTFKEAAGQLLAQGARSVRSVSMVYRVRPDSLHTPDLTGFTFAGKEWLVGYGLRDHGDLLMNTRVIYTARDTSY, via the coding sequence ATGAGCACCATTCCTGCGCATCTCGACTTGCTGTATCCGCCCGAGGCGATCGAAGAACAACTGGTCATCCTGTCCGCGCAACTCGACACGTGGGCCGCCGAATCCAAAGCCGAGACCGGCAAGCTCCTGCTCTGCATCTGCCTCCTGCGCGGTGGGGCGTTTTTCTTCTCCGATTTGCTCCTGCGTATGCGCCAATCGGTCGAGCCCGCCTTCTGCCGCGCGCGTTCCTACGACAAGAACACCAACAAACCCCTCGATAACATCGAGATCGACTGGCAGAGCACCAAGCTCGCCGGTCGCGACATCGTGCTCTTCGACAACATCTGCGACAGCGGCCGCACCTTTAAGGAAGCCGCCGGCCAGTTGCTCGCCCAAGGCGCCCGTTCAGTCCGCTCCGTCAGCATGGTTTACCGCGTGCGGCCCGATTCCCTGCACACACCCGACCTCACCGGCTTTACTTTCGCCGGCAAAGAATGGCTCGTCGGCTACGGACTCCGCGATCACGGCGACCTGTTGATGAACACCCGCGTCATCTACACCGCCCGCGACACGAGTTACTAA
- a CDS encoding DUF3891 family protein, translating to MIRQETPTHWLLVTHPDHADVAGQFADAWGNDRFAPPKPYDAIRYAVYHHDDGWLARDTAPVLTKDNRPEAFTRQLVGAYSAFEEIDLPSYLKVRGDATAAVAAVDPAAAIFVSMHTYNLLSEQADVNTIRPEHRQAHADFLSAQLAWQQQTAAQLGLDQSALQRGFEFLQCCDNLSLIVCSGYDVPRDLRHTHPDRSGQRHAIRCTPVNPALYTLDPWISDRPEIVLEIPYRSLAKSACGTLSAFQSAWNQAPLQRHRLMLRPAR from the coding sequence ATGATCAGGCAGGAGACTCCGACCCATTGGCTATTGGTAACCCATCCCGATCACGCCGATGTCGCCGGCCAGTTTGCGGATGCGTGGGGCAACGACCGCTTCGCCCCACCCAAGCCTTACGACGCGATTCGCTACGCCGTTTATCATCACGACGACGGCTGGCTGGCCCGCGATACCGCGCCCGTGCTCACCAAGGACAACCGCCCCGAAGCCTTCACGCGCCAACTCGTCGGTGCTTATAGCGCCTTCGAAGAAATCGATCTCCCTTCCTACTTGAAAGTTCGGGGCGATGCCACCGCCGCCGTCGCCGCGGTCGATCCCGCCGCCGCCATCTTCGTGTCCATGCACACCTACAACTTGCTGTCCGAGCAGGCCGACGTGAACACCATCCGTCCCGAGCATCGCCAGGCGCACGCGGATTTTCTCTCGGCCCAGCTCGCCTGGCAGCAACAAACGGCCGCCCAACTCGGTCTCGACCAGTCCGCGCTGCAACGCGGTTTTGAGTTTTTGCAATGTTGCGATAATCTCTCGCTCATCGTTTGCTCGGGCTACGATGTTCCGCGTGATCTTCGCCACACTCATCCCGACCGCTCAGGACAACGCCACGCCATCCGCTGCACGCCGGTGAACCCCGCTCTTTACACGCTCGATCCCTGGATTTCAGATCGCCCTGAGATCGTCCTCGAAATCCCTTACCGCTCCCTCGCAAAATCGGCCTGCGGCACGCTCAGCGCATTTCAATCCGCATGGAATCAGGCGCCCCTCCAACGACACCGCCTGATGCTCCGTCCCGCGCGCTGA
- a CDS encoding acetamidase/formamidase family protein, translated as MHHTLGSAPLVHRWNNEIAPRLTVASGDTVTFQCADSSGWQVKPEWTAADFKAGFDPLQVHALTGPVAIEGAMPGDMLEIKIEAYRHHGFAWTSLIPGLGLLPEDFPNHHLMIWKLEEAVTRSFPGVTLDLHPFAGIIGVQRAETGEFRTRAPGAFGGNLDVRQLTAGTTLFLPVFTLGAGVLTGDCHAAQGDGEVCINGMEAAMDVTLTFKVHKQKSLSGPYAIFPGGFTPARYVTKPWHLFIESDENPREACKRVVRRAIEFIVGRLGVTPEMAYTLCSVVLDLKVSQLVNVPTTTITACLPEAIFD; from the coding sequence ATGCATCATACGCTTGGCTCTGCTCCGTTGGTTCATCGTTGGAATAATGAAATCGCGCCGCGCCTGACGGTGGCGTCGGGCGACACGGTGACGTTTCAATGCGCGGATTCGAGCGGCTGGCAGGTGAAGCCGGAGTGGACCGCGGCGGATTTCAAGGCGGGGTTCGATCCGTTGCAGGTGCATGCGCTGACGGGACCGGTGGCGATCGAAGGGGCGATGCCGGGCGACATGCTGGAGATCAAGATCGAGGCGTATCGACATCATGGATTCGCGTGGACGAGTTTGATTCCGGGGCTCGGTTTGTTGCCGGAGGATTTCCCAAATCATCATTTGATGATTTGGAAACTGGAGGAAGCCGTGACGCGGAGTTTCCCGGGCGTGACGCTGGATCTGCATCCGTTTGCGGGGATCATCGGTGTGCAACGGGCGGAGACGGGCGAGTTTCGCACGCGGGCACCGGGGGCTTTCGGTGGGAATCTCGACGTGCGTCAGCTGACGGCGGGGACGACGTTGTTTTTGCCGGTGTTCACGCTAGGCGCAGGCGTGCTGACGGGCGACTGCCATGCGGCGCAGGGCGACGGCGAGGTCTGCATCAACGGGATGGAAGCGGCTATGGATGTGACCCTGACCTTCAAGGTGCATAAGCAAAAATCGTTGAGCGGGCCGTATGCGATTTTTCCGGGCGGGTTCACGCCGGCACGTTATGTGACGAAGCCGTGGCATCTGTTCATCGAGTCGGATGAGAATCCGCGCGAGGCCTGCAAACGCGTGGTGCGGCGGGCGATCGAGTTCATCGTGGGCCGATTGGGGGTCACCCCTGAGATGGCCTATACGTTGTGCAGCGTTGTGCTGGACCTGAAAGTAAGCCAGTTGGTAAATGTGCCGACGACGACGATCACGGCGTGTTTGCCCGAGGCGATTTTCGACTGA
- a CDS encoding GTP cyclohydrolase, which produces MSSLTPETPVTSPDFEELIARLQHATGAILAPRVLDERPLYGTTLFIAKCQLDTRFGLFRAFIFQDIIDKHYIVAMAHGDIANAKTLYTRLHSSCITSETLRGCDCDCVQQLEGAFKVISEKGDGILFYLMQEGRGVGYVGKARDRMLVQASLDQISTFAAYAAMGLQKDHRNYDNISHICHLLNVTAPFIVLTNNPDKVNALKSQGIVVAGTESLEFEPGPFNLAYLASKAAGGHILSRPTATSVRRALPPEPVIPFRPYALSDAKRFIYSASYFLPMKPVDNEILVTEAQFTEIFQKKSLERYMGGARPVILGYKAIRQNRFLITIDPDHLTHYKDDNPDDPVVELLTTPYWFRVHVYYDIVTSQDFVILTHGEPRIYEIPVVRLHSESLFNRFPLRTVENRDKLKLSVKHIIEYGVGALLLLHNDGRGAGFGAHATDRMMTDAGQAFSSDEAYRKIGVDYDSRDYDASILLLKHHIPNTKIQMVMNSPTSLVKKPEYAEALNRHKIEVEKWIFLED; this is translated from the coding sequence ATGTCCTCACTGACTCCGGAAACTCCCGTCACCTCCCCTGACTTCGAAGAACTGATCGCCCGCCTGCAACACGCCACCGGCGCCATCCTCGCGCCGCGCGTCCTCGATGAACGTCCGCTCTATGGAACGACGCTTTTCATCGCGAAATGCCAGCTTGATACGCGCTTCGGCTTGTTCCGCGCGTTCATTTTCCAGGACATCATCGACAAGCACTACATCGTCGCGATGGCCCACGGTGACATCGCGAATGCGAAGACGCTCTACACCCGCCTGCACTCGTCGTGCATCACCAGCGAAACGCTGCGCGGTTGTGACTGCGACTGTGTCCAGCAGCTCGAAGGCGCGTTCAAGGTCATCTCCGAAAAGGGCGACGGCATTCTCTTTTACCTCATGCAGGAAGGCCGCGGCGTTGGCTACGTCGGCAAGGCCCGCGACCGCATGCTCGTGCAGGCTTCGCTCGACCAGATCTCCACCTTCGCCGCCTATGCCGCGATGGGTCTCCAAAAGGACCACCGCAACTACGACAACATCTCGCATATCTGCCATTTGTTGAACGTCACCGCACCGTTCATCGTCCTCACCAACAACCCCGACAAGGTGAACGCCTTGAAATCGCAGGGCATCGTCGTCGCCGGCACCGAGTCGCTCGAGTTCGAGCCCGGCCCCTTCAACCTCGCCTACCTCGCCTCGAAGGCTGCCGGCGGCCACATCCTCAGCCGCCCGACCGCCACGTCTGTGCGCCGCGCGCTCCCGCCCGAGCCGGTCATTCCCTTCCGCCCCTACGCGTTGTCCGACGCCAAGCGCTTTATCTACTCGGCCAGTTATTTCCTGCCGATGAAACCGGTGGACAACGAGATCCTCGTCACCGAGGCGCAGTTCACCGAGATCTTCCAAAAAAAATCCCTCGAGCGCTACATGGGCGGCGCGCGACCAGTCATCCTAGGCTACAAGGCCATCCGCCAGAATCGCTTTCTCATCACCATCGATCCCGACCACCTCACCCACTACAAGGACGACAATCCCGACGATCCCGTGGTCGAGCTGCTGACCACGCCGTATTGGTTCCGCGTTCACGTCTACTACGACATCGTGACCAGCCAGGACTTCGTGATTCTCACCCACGGTGAGCCGCGCATCTACGAGATTCCCGTCGTGCGCCTGCACAGCGAATCGCTCTTCAACCGCTTCCCGCTGCGCACCGTCGAGAACCGCGACAAGCTCAAGCTCTCCGTCAAACACATCATCGAATACGGTGTGGGCGCCTTGCTGCTCCTGCACAACGACGGACGCGGCGCCGGCTTCGGCGCCCACGCCACCGATCGCATGATGACCGACGCCGGGCAGGCTTTCTCCTCCGACGAGGCCTATCGCAAAATCGGCGTCGATTACGACAGTCGTGACTACGATGCATCCATCCTGCTGCTCAAGCATCACATCCCGAACACCAAGATTCAGATGGTGATGAACTCGCCCACCAGCCTCGTCAAAAAGCCCGAATATGCCGAGGCCCTCAACCGTCACAAGATCGAGGTCGAGAAGTGGATTTTCCTCGAAGACTGA
- the acs gene encoding acetate--CoA ligase → MSDQKKTSASREKRVFKPSAEFQRQANLGSLASYKKLYAESVNSPEKFWGRQAKELLVWRKPFTSVLKWKAPHAKWFGGGKLNVAENCLDRHLGTALENKAAIIFEGEPGDVRTITYKQLSMHVCRLAHVFENMGVVAGDRVAIYLPMVPEAVVAMLACARIGAVHTVIFGGFSSEAIKDRINDCKAKLVITADGGWRRGKIIELKPAVDRALEGTPTVQSVIVLKRTGNEVKMAEGRDVWWHDVWKGGPNTHKAKAFDSEHPLFILYTSGSTGKPKGVLHTSAGYLLGAKMTSHYIFDLKQNDRYFCSADIGWITGHSYVVYGLLSNGSTVFLYEGAPNQPEPDRFWQMIDRHAITILYTAPTAIRAFMRWGDNYVLKHRLDSLRLLGSVGEPISPEAWLWYHKLIGKGRCPIVDTWWQTETGSIMIAPIPGAVPLKPGSASLPFFGIVPKIVDEKGKEVPRGTDGKMIITKPWPSMLRTLWGDDERFQKTYFGDYPGIYFTGDGAKQDKDGYFWISGRVDDVLNISGHRIGTAEVEAALATHPAVAEAAAVGRPDDLKGQALVVFVSIKTGVTADDKLKEDLRAHIGREIGSFAKPDSVRIAPSLPKTRSGKIVRRILKDIAAGRQVTGDTTTLEDISVIAALQTQD, encoded by the coding sequence GTGTCGGACCAAAAGAAAACCTCAGCATCCCGTGAAAAACGGGTTTTTAAGCCTTCGGCCGAGTTTCAACGTCAAGCCAATCTCGGGAGTCTTGCCTCCTATAAGAAGCTCTATGCCGAGTCTGTCAACTCCCCAGAAAAATTCTGGGGACGGCAGGCCAAGGAGTTGCTCGTGTGGCGCAAGCCCTTCACGAGCGTCCTTAAATGGAAGGCTCCCCACGCCAAGTGGTTTGGCGGCGGCAAGCTGAACGTCGCCGAGAACTGTCTCGACCGCCATCTCGGCACCGCGCTCGAGAACAAGGCCGCGATCATTTTCGAAGGTGAGCCCGGCGATGTGCGCACCATCACTTACAAGCAGCTCTCGATGCACGTCTGCCGTCTGGCCCACGTGTTTGAGAACATGGGTGTGGTTGCGGGCGACCGTGTGGCGATCTACCTGCCGATGGTCCCCGAGGCCGTCGTGGCCATGCTGGCCTGCGCCCGTATCGGCGCGGTGCATACGGTGATCTTCGGTGGCTTCAGCTCCGAGGCCATCAAGGACCGCATCAACGATTGCAAAGCCAAGCTCGTCATCACCGCCGACGGCGGCTGGCGTCGCGGCAAGATCATCGAACTCAAGCCCGCCGTGGACCGCGCTCTCGAGGGCACGCCCACCGTGCAGTCGGTGATCGTCCTCAAGCGCACCGGCAACGAGGTCAAGATGGCCGAGGGCCGCGATGTATGGTGGCACGACGTCTGGAAGGGCGGCCCGAATACCCACAAGGCCAAGGCGTTCGACAGCGAGCACCCGCTCTTCATTCTCTACACCTCGGGTTCTACCGGAAAACCGAAGGGCGTGCTGCATACCAGCGCCGGTTACCTGCTCGGTGCGAAGATGACGTCGCACTACATTTTCGACCTTAAACAAAACGACCGTTACTTCTGCTCCGCCGACATCGGCTGGATCACTGGTCATAGCTACGTCGTTTACGGCCTCCTCTCGAACGGTTCGACCGTGTTCCTCTACGAGGGCGCGCCCAACCAGCCCGAGCCCGATCGTTTCTGGCAGATGATCGACCGCCACGCGATTACGATCCTCTACACCGCGCCGACCGCGATCCGTGCGTTCATGCGCTGGGGTGACAACTACGTCCTCAAGCACCGTCTCGATTCGCTGCGCCTGCTCGGTTCCGTCGGCGAGCCGATCAGCCCCGAGGCTTGGCTGTGGTATCACAAGCTCATCGGCAAGGGCCGCTGCCCGATCGTGGATACGTGGTGGCAGACCGAGACCGGCTCCATCATGATCGCGCCGATCCCCGGTGCGGTTCCTCTCAAGCCCGGCTCGGCCAGCCTGCCGTTCTTCGGCATCGTTCCGAAGATCGTCGACGAAAAGGGCAAGGAAGTGCCGCGCGGCACCGATGGCAAAATGATCATCACCAAGCCCTGGCCTTCGATGCTTCGCACGCTGTGGGGCGACGACGAGCGTTTCCAGAAAACCTACTTCGGCGACTATCCGGGAATCTATTTCACCGGCGACGGCGCGAAGCAGGACAAGGATGGCTACTTCTGGATCTCGGGTCGCGTGGACGACGTGCTCAACATCTCGGGCCATCGCATCGGCACGGCCGAGGTCGAGGCTGCGCTGGCGACGCATCCGGCCGTGGCCGAGGCGGCCGCCGTGGGCCGTCCCGACGATCTCAAGGGCCAGGCCCTCGTCGTGTTTGTGAGCATCAAGACGGGTGTGACCGCCGACGACAAGTTGAAGGAAGACCTCCGCGCGCACATCGGCCGCGAGATCGGTTCCTTTGCGAAGCCCGACAGCGTGCGCATTGCGCCGAGCCTGCCGAAGACGCGCTCCGGCAAAATCGTGCGCCGCATCCTCAAGGACATCGCCGCGGGCCGTCAGGTCACGGGCGACACGACGACGTTGGAAGATATCTCCGTGATCGCCGCGTTGCAGACCCAGGATTGA